Proteins from a single region of Methanotorris igneus Kol 5:
- the pyrC gene encoding dihydroorotase — MLLKNCRIIKNNKIIEGDILIDEENGRIEKIRKSIPYNGETIDLKNKIVISGVIDAHVHFRYGEEKKEDFISGSEAAINGGVCFAIDMPNNKPPITTKELFYKKYKEGKEKSKINIEFNFGVTENNYLETVEDAKAYKIFMVKSVGDLFISDYSKLKDILNQNKLFCIHAEHKDIIEENLKRCSLNSWTDHCKIRDKKSEVEAIKEIIKNLKIIDKIGKYKPHIHFCHVSTKEGLYLIKKAREELKNVKITVEVTPHHLYLNMDMAEDLKGLGKFNPPLRTKEDNIALIKGIVNKDVDIIATDHAPHIYEEKSNEPKNCPSGIPGIETFVPLVFNLVSKKLISLFDAAKMLSENPAKIFNIDNEIREGNLANLTIVDLDMEGEIRGDNFKSKAKFTPFEGWKVKGLPIYTVVNGSLYDAYGKII; from the coding sequence ATGCTGCTAAAGAACTGTAGAATAATCAAAAACAACAAAATAATTGAAGGGGATATTTTAATAGATGAGGAAAATGGAAGAATAGAGAAAATTAGAAAATCAATACCATATAATGGAGAAACCATTGATTTAAAAAATAAAATTGTCATTAGCGGAGTTATTGATGCCCATGTTCATTTTAGATATGGAGAGGAAAAGAAAGAGGATTTTATCTCTGGAAGTGAGGCAGCAATAAATGGAGGAGTCTGCTTTGCCATAGATATGCCAAATAACAAGCCCCCAATAACAACAAAAGAACTTTTTTACAAAAAATACAAAGAAGGCAAAGAAAAGAGCAAAATAAACATTGAGTTTAACTTTGGGGTTACTGAAAATAACTACTTAGAAACCGTTGAGGATGCGAAAGCATACAAAATCTTTATGGTTAAATCAGTTGGAGATTTGTTTATAAGTGATTACTCAAAATTAAAGGATATTTTAAATCAAAACAAACTTTTCTGCATACATGCAGAGCATAAGGACATAATAGAGGAGAATTTAAAGAGATGTTCCTTAAACAGTTGGACAGATCATTGCAAAATAAGGGATAAAAAAAGCGAAGTTGAAGCAATTAAAGAAATTATAAAAAACCTAAAAATTATTGATAAAATTGGAAAATACAAACCACATATCCACTTTTGCCATGTTTCAACAAAAGAGGGATTATATTTAATAAAAAAAGCAAGAGAAGAGTTAAAAAATGTCAAAATTACGGTAGAGGTTACTCCACACCATCTATATTTAAATATGGATATGGCTGAAGATTTGAAAGGTTTAGGGAAATTTAACCCACCACTAAGAACAAAAGAAGATAATATAGCCCTAATTAAAGGAATTGTAAACAAAGATGTTGATATCATCGCTACTGACCATGCCCCACATATTTATGAGGAAAAAAGCAATGAGCCCAAAAACTGCCCTTCTGGGATTCCTGGAATTGAGACATTTGTGCCTTTAGTATTTAATTTAGTAAGTAAAAAACTCATCTCATTATTCGATGCTGCTAAAATGCTTTCGGAAAATCCCGCAAAGATATTTAATATTGATAATGAGATTAGAGAGGGGAATTTGGCAAATTTAACGATAGTTGATTTAGATATGGAGGGGGAGATAAGGGGAGATAACTTCAAATCAAAAGCAAAATTCACACCGTTTGAAGGTTGGAAAGTTAAAGGACTTCCAATTTATACAGTAGTTAATGGGTCTTTATATGATGCATACGGAAAAATTATTTAA